From the Streptococcus hyointestinalis genome, the window AAGGACATTGGTCATATTATTGGAAAAAAAGGGCGTACCATTATGGCGATAAGGTCGATTGTTTATTCGGTACCTACTCAGGGCAAAAAAGTCCGTCTCGTTATTGATGAGAACTAAAAGAACCATCTCTAGTTATTAGAGATGGTTTTCTTTGTATTATGATAAGAAAAAAGCTACCAAAAGGTAGCTTTTAGTGGGGTTAGTTAAAAAATTGGATGAGGATACCACCTAGAATGAGGATGATGGCACCTCCGAGACGGTTTGCCATTTGGGCAAAGGCAATCATTTCCATACGGTTAGAAGCAGAAAGTACTGCGATATTTCCTGTACCACCCATTGAGTTGTTGATCATACCAGCACCGATAGCGGCTTCGACAGGGTAGAGTCCCCACCATTTTCCGATAATAGCGCTTGAGAGCCCCATAGCAACAACCGAAGTGAGGCTGAGGAGGACAAACTGCCATGTCATGGCGTGGGCTAAGGAGGATAGGTCAATCATAGAAAGCCCGATACCAGCAAGGACAGCGTGGGTAAGGTTGGTCATGATGACTTGGTTAAACATCACAACGGTTTCTTCTAGTGGTTTTGGCACAGCATTAAGGGCTTTCAAGATGAAGACGATAATAATCATGAAAGCATAGCTGTGAATTTTAGGGACAAAACCGTTGAGGATGACACCGATTAAAAGGAGGGAGAAGGCAAACATCATACCAACGCCGATTTTTGTCGCATCGAGGGTGATTTTAGGTTTTTCAAGGTCTTCTTTACTAACGGGAACGAGAACGCCGTGTCCGTTGTATTTGGTATTGGCAAAGGCTTTGGAGATAAAGACTGCACCAATAATAGCGAGGATATTACCAAGGGTAGTGGCTGGAGCGAGTTGGGAGAGGATGTCCGCAGCATTTCCATGGATGGACTCAGCATAAATCTTAGACAGTGGGACAATCCCTGCTCCCATCCCACCTGCCATCTGTGCAAATGAGATGTACATAACAGAGTGTCCAAAACCTTGTCCTAAGAGCATACCGACAAATCCAACGCAGAAGAATCCAATCACCATTGAAATCAAAGCAACAGGGATAAAGCGTGCAGAAGCTTTGACGAGGAGATTACGATTCATTCCTAAGATAGAACCACAGATAAGAGCTGCAATGTAGAAGTCAAGGAAACCCCAGCCATTCATGAAGGTGGATGTAGCTGTCACGACATCTTTTGGTACCCAGCCGAGACTTGCTAGGATAGAAGCGGCAATCAAGGTAAAGACTGAACCGCCACCAAGATAGGAGTTAAAGATAGGGAGTTTTTCACCCATCCAGTAAAAGAGATGCCCTAAGACAACTAGCATGAAGGTAATTCCCAGCATGTTAAGTGGGAGTTTGCCCATGGCAATGGTCAGTGCTAGGACAATCACAAATCCTAGGTAAAGGGGTAGGCTAACGCCTGAAATTTTTATGTTCCAAATTTTTGATTGTGTCACGTCTAACTCTCCTCAATTAGTATTTTGGATACCATTTGAGGTCACGAACGGCTTTAGCCATGTCTTGTTCTTTGGCTTTAGCAAGTCCTTGTTCTTGTGCTTTCTTAGCAACAGCTTCTGCTACTTTGATAGAAACTTCAGCTACGTATTGGAATGGTGGCAATACTGGTGCGCCTGGTTGCCCTGGATCTACAAGTCCGCTTAGAGAGTGCGCAGCAGCACCAATCATTTCGTCTGTCAGAAGTGACGCTTCTGAAGCAATCATACCAAGTCCAAGACCTGGGTAGATAAGAGCGTTGTTGGCTTGTCCGATTTGATAGTCAACACCTTTGTAAGAAACAGTGTCTGATGGGATACCAGTTGCGACAAAGGCTTTACCGTCAGACCACTCAATAACTTGCTCAGCAGTTGCTTCGATTTTCTTAGTAGGGTTTGAGATTGGGAAGATGATTGGGCGTTCTGTGTTTTCGCACATTGCTTCAACCACTTCTTTGGTAAAGGCACCTGGGTTTGTTGAAGTTCCGACAAGGATAGTTGGTTTCACAGTTTTAACCACTTCAAGAAGGTTTGTCATGTCACCAGCATTTTCAAAGTCAGCACGTTTCTTAGCAAATGGTTTTTGAGCAGGAGTCAGGTCGTCCATGTCGTCAAAGAGAAGCCCTTGCTTATCAATCATGAAGAAACGTTTGTAAGCTTCTTCTGGGTCAAGTCCTTCAGCAACCATTTCAGCATGCACACGAGCAGCAATACCAGCACCAGCAGAACCACCACCATAGCAGAGGTAAACTTGGTCTGTTAATTTTTCACCTGTGATGTCAAGGGCACCAAAGATACCACCAAGCACAACGATACCAGTTCCTTGGATGTCATCGTTAAAGGTTGGGATGCTACCTTTGTATTTGTCTAGGATGTTAGCAGCGTTTGAGCGACCAAAGTCTTCCCAGTGAAGGTACAATTTAGGGAAGAGTTTTTCAGCTGTTTGCACGAATTGGTCGATGAAGTCGTAGTATTTGTCCCCACGTACACGCTCGTGACGGTTACCAAGATACATTGGGTTATCAAGCAATTCTTTGCGGTTTGTACCAGCGTCGATAACAAGTGGCATAACAGAAGCTGGATCAATACCAGCAGCTGCTGTGTAGACCATGAGTTTACCAACAGAGATGTCAACCCCTTGAACACCCCAGTCACCGATACCCAAGATACCTTCAGCGTCAGTAGCAACAATCAAGCGAATGTCACGGTCACCAGCGGCGTTTTTAAGTGTTTCTTCGATATTTTCAGGATGGTTAATATCAAGATAAGCAGCGTATTGTGGGTCTACGAAAAGTTCACTGTATTGTTCGATAGACTCAGCAATAACTGGATCATAAACGATTGGGTTGAACTCAACGATATTTTGATCAAAAAGATAGTAGAAAAGTGTGCGGTTTGTGTTGAAAATTTCCATCAAGAAATGGCGTTTTTCAAGATCAGATTCTTTACGTTGGTAGTGTGCGTAAGCTTGTTTAGCTTGTTCTTCGATTGTTTGGACGTAAGGAGGCAAAAGACCAACTAAGCCAAGCTCTTTACGCTCTTCCATAGTAAAAGCAGTTCCCTTATTTAAAAAAGGGTTATTCAAAATATCATGTGATTTCATGACGAACTCCTTTATATGATAAATTATAAGATATGTCTTACGGCATTTATTATAAACCTTTCATTTTCTTATAGTCAAATCTTCAAAAAGTCATAAAAAAATCTTATAACACTTGTCAAATTATGGTACAATAAAGGCGAGGAGAATGCGTATGAATACAAGAGATTTGGAATATTTCCATAAATTGGCAGAGCTGGCGTCATTTACTATGGTGGCGGAGTTTTTTGGTGTCAGTCAGCCAACTATTACCTACGCCGTTAAGCGTTTGGAGGAAGCTTATCATTGTGATTTGGTTATCAAAGACCGCTCACACCGCTCGGTGACGCTAACAGCTGAGGGCGAGATTTTAGACAATCATATCAAAACCATTTTGATGGAGCTTGAGGTGGCGAAAAAAACGATTGAACGCAGTGCTCATCATGAGATTCGTGTGGGGCTTCCGCCTATCATTCGTGCCAAGTTACTGGCTTCTTTGATAGATATGGGAGAGTCGGTTGATTTTATGACGGCTTTTAGTTTGACACCTGTGAGTGGCTCAAGCACTCTTCTTCAGTATTTGCTGGATGGGGATTTGGATTTTAGTTTGTTAGGGAGTCTGCAGCCGCTGGGACATCCAAAACTGGAGATAGCAGAGATTTATAAGCGTCCTTTTTACATTTTTGTTTCTAAAAAACATCCTCTAGCCACTAAAAGCAAGATTTCCTTTAAAGAGGTTTTAGATGAGCCTTTTATTATGCTAAATGAAGGGCATATCCACTTTGATGCCTTCAATCAACTCAATACCCGCTACAATAACGAAGCGCAAGTGCTGTTTAAGTTTGAAGACCCGCTTGTTATCGGACAGATGGTGCGTGAAAATCTGGGGATTACTTTTTTGACGGATTTTGTGCTCTTTTCACAGATGGAAGGGCTGGTCAAGATTCCTTTGGTTGAGGAGGAGCAGTTTGAGTTTCACGTGAGCTATGCTTACTCAAAAGATTATAGACCACCTAAGTCTATCAGACGTTTTATGACAATATTAGACCAGCTCAAAAAAGAAGAAAAACAACAAACAGACTAGTTCTCTAGTCTGTTTGTTGTTTTTGGATGTAGGCGAGTTTATCTTGCCGTTTTTTACGTTTGAAAAGACTCTCAGCGCTCATAGCCGCTTTTTTGTCTGGAAAGCATTCGTAGTAGAGGAGCTTGACAGGGCGTCTGGCACGGGTGTATTTAGCGCCTTTACCAGCATTGTGTGTCGCAATGCGTCTCTCAAGGTCAGTCGTGTAGCCAGTGTAGAGCGTGCCGTCTGAACACTCAAGCACATACATATAAGCGACTGCTTTGTCTGATTTAGTCATGCTCTTCTCCATAATAAATCGAAAAAATAGCGTCTGTGTAGTCGCCATTATCCTTGTGGATAATGAGCGGCGGCAGTATCTTCATGCCATCTTGCGAGCCGTCTTTGATGGCTTCGATAAGTAGCATATTGGCGTCTTTACCGGACTTTGGATAGACAAATTGGATACGCTTTGGAGCGAGTTTGTAGCGTCTCAGTGTATCGATGATTTCTAAAAAGCGGTCAGGACGGTGCACCATGGCTAGTCTGCCCTTTGTTTTGAGTGCTTGCTGGCTGATGGCACAGATTTCCTCTAGATTAGTCGTTATTTCATGGCGAGCAAGGAGATAATGCGGACTGAGATTTTTCTTTGACGTTTCGCTAGTTTTAAAATAAGGCGGATTGCAAAAAATCAAATCCACACTGGAGCGCTTGACGTGTTGCAGCAGATTTTTCAAATCATCATTGACCATGCTGACTTGCGCATCAAGCTTATTGAGCGTGATTGAACGCTGTGCCATATCGGCTAGACGCTCTTGCAATTCGACCTCGACAATCTGCGCTTTCGTTTGGTGGCTGGCAAAGAGGCCAACTGCGCCATTGCCACTACACAAATCAACAATAAGCCCTCTTGAGGGAATTTTTGGAAAGCGTGATAAAAGAACGCTGTCAACGGAATAAGAAAAAACAGCCTTGTTTTGGATAATTTTGACATCAGACGAAAAGAGCTGATCAATACGCTCGCCGTCTTTTAAAATAGAATCAGTCATAATTTTTATTATAGCAAAATAGACTGACAAGTACACTAATTTTTTCTTTCTAAAATGCGCCAAGCGTGGTAAAATAAGAAAGACTATGTAAGAATAAGGAGTGAAAACGTGTTCTATACCTATCTACGTACACTAGTAGCTTTTCTACTATGGATTGCTAACGGTAACAATCACTATCACAATCAGGACAAAATTCCTGACCAGTCTGAAAACTATATCTTGGTATCGCCACACAGGACTTGGTGGGATCCGATTTATATGGCCTTTGCGACACGTCCTAAAAAATTCATCTTCATGGCAAAAAAAGAGCTCTTTACCAATCGGATGTTGGCTTGGTGGATTCGCATGTGTGGTGCCTTTCCCATTAACCGTGAAAATCCAGGGCAAGAAGCTATCAAGTATCCTGTCAAGATGTTGAAAAAAAGCAGTCGTTCCTTGATTATGTTTCCAAGTGGTAGCAGACACTCAACAGACGTTAAGGGTGGGGTGGCTGTGATTGCCAAGATGGCAAAGGTACGTATCGTGCCTGTCGTCTATGCAGGACCGATGACCTTTAAAGGGCTTTTGTCTGGTGAGCGTGTGGACTTGAACTTTGGAAATCCCATCGACATCTCAGACATCAAGCGTCTCAACGACGAGGGTATCGAAGAGGTGGCACGCCGTATTCAGTCTGAGTTTGACCGAGCAGATAGTGAGAATGCGACCTATCACAACACGAAAAAGCGCAATCCTCTGACCTATCTCTATCGTATTCCGCTAGGGATTGTCGCTATTCTTATCGTTATCTGTACGCTCATCTTTAGCCTTATTGCAAGCTTTGTGTGGAATCCAGAAAAACATCTCAAATAATGTCACAAGCAGAACTCTTGTTCTGCTTTTTTTACGGATATAAATGTAGGAGGAATCTTATGTTTGAAATGATTCGTGAGAAATGTAAAGACCCAAAAGTGTTAGTAGCGGCGCTTGTGGGAGTGAGTGGGCTTTTTTTAGCTACTTGTCTTGTGGTTGTTATGCTCATGCGACCAAAGACGCAGACGACCTTTTCAACGCTTGCCAGTCAGTCTACTAGTTTGGTAGCTTCAAGCTCAAGCACAGCGACCAGCTCGTCATCTACAGCTAAGCCAGCAAGTGGCACGATTGTCGTTGATGTCAAGGGCGCTGTGCAAAAAGAAGGCGTCTATACCCTAAAAGAAGGCAGTCGTGTGTCAGACGCTATCGCAAAAGCTGGCGGGCTGACCCAAGAAGCCGATAAAAAATCCATCAACCTTGCTCAAAAAGTGACGGACGAGGCTATCATCTACGTAGCAAAGACCGATGAAAATATCAGCGTCGTCAGCCAAGCAAGTGCTAGCACAAGTGGAAACAGCTCAGCAACGTCAACAAGCAGCCAGTCCGATAAAATCAATCTCAACACGGCAAGTCTTGAAGACCTCAAAAAAATCTCAGGTATCGGTGATAAGCGTGCGCAGGATATTCTCGACTATCGTGATAGCCAAGGAGGCTTTAAGTCTGTTGACGAGCTGACCAATGTTTCGGGCATTGGAGAAAAGACATTGGAGAAACTTAAAAATGATGTCACAGTGGATTAAAAAACTACCGCTAAAGCCTATCTATCTGGCTATTTTGCTCCTTGAGCTTTACTATGTCGTCTTTAGCAGGCAGTTGCCTGCTTTCTTGCTATTTTTAGTATCTTTTCTTTTTTTGCTGTGGCAATATCCTCTGAAAAAAGTTGCCAAGGTCTTTTTTATCCTACTGTTTGCTGCTCTCTTTTTTGGGATAAAGGTTTATCAATCTGAAAAAAGCTATCGCACCGAACCAGAACGTCTTGAGAATGTCATCTTACTCCCAGATACCATAAAAATCAATGGCGACTTGCTGTCATTTACAGCGACGGCAAATGGCAGAAGCTATCAAGCTTTTTACACACTCAAGAGCGAGAAAGAAAAGAACAGCTTTGAAAAACTCTACCAGACGCAGCAGCTGCAAGTTTCAGCTAGTATCGAAGAAGCCACTCCTCAGCGCAATTTTTCTGGCTTTGATTACCGTGCTTATCTCAAGACACAGGGTATTAACCGAGTCTTGAGGATAGAAAAAATCCTAAAGCAGAAGTCTACCTCTGCTGGGACGCCACGTGGCATTCTTCGGGAATGGCGGCGTTTAGCTATCATCCAGTGCACACACTTTCCAGCGCCTATGCGCCATTACATGACAGGTTTGCTGTTTGGTTATCTGGATAAGTCTTTTGATGAGATGACGGACTTGTACACGGATTTGGGCATTATCCATCTTTTTGCCCTTTCTGGCATGCACGTCAGCTTTTTTGTGGGGCTTTTTCGTAAAATGTGCTTGCGCTTAGGAGTGAGTAGAGAGCATGTGCTGTTTGTGCAAGTACCTTTTTCCTTTGTCTACGGTGGTTTAGCAGGCTTTAGCGTGTCTGTTACCCGTAGCCTCATCCAGCAGGTACTATCACAATGCGGTCTCAAGAAAATGGACAATCTGGCGGTGACGGTTATGATTTCCTTTGTCCTTATGCCTTCGTTTTTGCTGACTACAGGAGGTGTGTTGAGCTTTGGTTTTGCTTTTGTGCTGGCTTTGCTTGATTTTTCACATCTTCCACAAAAGCGTGCAAAATGGGTGAGCCTTATCGCCATACCGCTTGGTATGCTTCCCATTATGCTCTTTTATTTTGCTAGCTACCAGCCTTTGTCTATCCTCTTGACAGTTGGCTTGTCCTTTCTTTTTGAGAGTTTGCTCTTGCCACTATTGACACTTGCTTTTTTCTTATCGCCTCTTATCCATTTGAGTGCCTTTAACGGACTTTTTCAGCTTTTGGACAAGTTTCTAGCAACTTTGTCACATCTAGCAGGAAAGCCATTTGTCTTTGGCACACCTAGTATTTTTGTACTTGTAGCACTTTTACTACTGCTTGGCTTTTTGTATGATTATCATAGGCGCAAATGGCTTTGTGGTAGTCTAGTCTTAGCGGTGTTAGGTTTTCTTTTTATTACCAAACACCCTGTGGCAAATGAAGTGACCATGATTGACATCGGGCAGGGCGATAGTATCTTTATCCGAGATAGCTCTGGCAAGACTCTCTTGATTGATGTTGGTGGCAAGGTCTCCTTTAGTCAAAAGGAGGCTTGGCAGGAGGGCAGTACAGATAGCAATGCCGATCGCACCTTGATTCCTTATCTGAAAAGTCGTGGCGTCTCAAAGATTGACCAGTTGCTCCTCACTCATACGGATACTGACCACATGGGTGATATGGAGGTGGTCGCAAAGCATTTTGCTATCGGTGAGGTGCTTGTCAGCCAAGGCAGTCTCACAAATAACAGCTTTGTCAATCGCTTGAAAGCTATGAATGTCCATGTGCGTAGTGTACTTGCTGGCGAGGAATTGCCTATCATGAATAGCTCTTTGCAGGTGCTCTATCCCCTTAGCCAAGGCGACGGCAAAAACAACGACTCACTGGTCTTATATGGCAATCTACTTGGCACACGCTTTTTATTCACAGGCGATTTGGAAAAAGAGGGTGAAGAGGTGCTGCTTGAGCATTATCCGCAGTTAGCTGTTGATGTGCTAAAGGTAGGACATCACGGCTCAAAAGGCTCTTCTAGCATGAGTTTTTTAGAGACAATAAAACCAAAACTCACCCTTATCTCCGCTGGGCAAAATAACCGCTATCATCACCCACATCAGGAAACCTTAGAGCGCTTGGAAAAGGTAAACAGCCAATTTTTGCGCACCGACCAACACGGTGCGATTCGCTTTATCGGCTGGCAGACTTGGCACTTAGAAACCGTGAGATAGTGGTCAATAAGGTGAGATTTTGCTATAATAAAAAGAAAAAAGCGAGAAAATCATGACAAAAACTTACAACTGGGCAACGCTTGGAACGGGCGTTATCGCAAATGAACTGGCGCAGGCGCTAGAGAGCCGTGGGCAAAAGCTCTATTCGGTTGCTAATCGCACCTATGACAAGGGGCTTGCCTTTGCTGAAAAATACGGTATCGACAAAGTCTACAAAAAAATCGACGAGGTCTTTGAGGATGAAAATGTCGATATCATCTATATCTCAACCCCTCACAATACCCATATCAACTACCAGAGAAAAGCCTTGGCGGCTGGCAAACATGTGCTCTGCGAAAAGTCTATCACCCTAAACAGTGAAGAACTAGCAGAAGCTGTCGCCTTAGCAGAAAAACACGGTGTCGTCCTAGCAGAAGCCATGACCATCTACCACATGCCACTCTATCGTAAGCTCCATGAGCTAGTGTCGTCAGGTAAGCTGGGCGAGCTCAAGATGATTCAGATGAACTTTGGGAGCTACAAGGACTATGACATGACCAATCGATTCTTTAGTCGAGATTTGGCTGGTGGTGCGCTTCTAGACATCGGGGTCTATGCTCTGTCTTTTGTGCGTTGGTTTATGTCTGAAACGCCTAGTCAAGTCAGCTCTCAAGTCAGACTAGCACCGACTGGAGTGGATGAGCAGGTTGGCATTCTCCTCTCAAATGACAAGGGTGAGATGGCAACTATCGCTCTGACTCTTCACGCTAAGCAGCCCAAGCGTGGCATGATTGCTTTTGACAAGGGCTATATCGAGATTTACGATTACCCTCGTGGGGAGCGTGCGGTCATCACCTATACAGAGACAGGAGAGCAAGAGGTCATCGAGGAGGGTGAGATGGCTTTTGCTCTTGCCTATGAAGTAGCGGATATGGAAAAGGCTGTCACTGGAGACACTAGCCGTGTTCACCTAGACTACACAAGAGACGTCATGCAGCTTATGACCCAGCTTCGCCGTGACTGGGGCATGACCTATCCCGAGGAAGAGTAAACGAGCTCTAACAAGAAAAAATCCTTTACGTTAAGTAAAGGATTTTAAGCTATCTTTTTACGGTACAAAAAGCAGGAAAGAGGTACTTTTTTCTTGTTTAGTGTCAGCTCGATAGTGCGCTCTTGGTAGCGTTCAAAGCCACGCTTTTCATAAAATTGATAGGTACAGAGGGAGTCGGTGTAGAGATAGATTTCCTTGCCAGAGAGGTCTTTTTCAAGGGCGTTTAGCAGTGCTGTGCCGACGCCTTTGACCTTGAGAGTCGGATTGGCAGCTAAAAAGATAATCTCACCGTCTGGCTGATAATGCTCTTTGTAGACATCTAGCATGTCCTTGTTGACTGTGTCGTAGGTGCCTGCACTGGATTTGAAAAAGGTTTTCTGCAACCAGTCAATGGTTCTGCTGAAGGCTTTTTCATACCAGCACTGCCGAAGTGGTGGCTGACCTTTGACTTCCGCTAAAATCACCCCCAGCAATTCATCGCCTTGATAGGCAGCCTTTAGGTGTGTAGCTCTGCTATTTTCCAAATACCAAAAATAGCGTCCGTACAGACGTAGAAGCAGTGGGTTTTTGATATACTGGTCAAAGTGCATGCCAGAAATGGCAAAAGAGATGGCTTTGTTGCGGTCTTTTGGATCTAGTTCTCGAATAGAAATCGTGCTCATAGCGCCCTCCTATTTTCCTTTTTTTCTATTATACTGAAATTTTTGAAAAAGGACAGTGTAAAGACTTGTGATAAGAAAGAAAAGCATTTTTTCTTTTCATTTTTTCTCATAGTGTTATAATGAAACTAATAGGAGGCAGATATTATGTTAGTAAATTACAAGTCCTTTTGGACACACTATTTAGACTTTAAGGGCAGGACATGCCGTAGTCATTTTTGGCTCATTGTTTTGATTAACAGCTTGATTAGCCTGTCCTTTTTCTTTCTCATTGCGACCTTAGCTTTTGGGCTTCCTCAATTGCTTTATCTATTAGCCAACTCTGGCAATCTCATACTGACTGAGCAGAGCTTTCAGTCCACATGGGCACGGTTGTTGCCACTTATCTTATTAGGTGTCGCTTTTCTTAGTATTTGGTTTTTGTTTATCCTTGTGCCGTCTGTTGCTCTGCAAGTGAGACGTTTGCGGGACGCAGGATTTCATAGTGCCTTTATTCTCTTACTCTTAGGTGATTTTGCGACCTTCATCCTTCCTCTAGGCTGGATTATCATGCTTGGCTGT encodes:
- a CDS encoding 2-hydroxycarboxylate transporter family protein, yielding MTQSKIWNIKISGVSLPLYLGFVIVLALTIAMGKLPLNMLGITFMLVVLGHLFYWMGEKLPIFNSYLGGGSVFTLIAASILASLGWVPKDVVTATSTFMNGWGFLDFYIAALICGSILGMNRNLLVKASARFIPVALISMVIGFFCVGFVGMLLGQGFGHSVMYISFAQMAGGMGAGIVPLSKIYAESIHGNAADILSQLAPATTLGNILAIIGAVFISKAFANTKYNGHGVLVPVSKEDLEKPKITLDATKIGVGMMFAFSLLLIGVILNGFVPKIHSYAFMIIIVFILKALNAVPKPLEETVVMFNQVIMTNLTHAVLAGIGLSMIDLSSLAHAMTWQFVLLSLTSVVAMGLSSAIIGKWWGLYPVEAAIGAGMINNSMGGTGNIAVLSASNRMEMIAFAQMANRLGGAIILILGGILIQFFN
- a CDS encoding malolactic enzyme, encoding MKSHDILNNPFLNKGTAFTMEERKELGLVGLLPPYVQTIEEQAKQAYAHYQRKESDLEKRHFLMEIFNTNRTLFYYLFDQNIVEFNPIVYDPVIAESIEQYSELFVDPQYAAYLDINHPENIEETLKNAAGDRDIRLIVATDAEGILGIGDWGVQGVDISVGKLMVYTAAAGIDPASVMPLVIDAGTNRKELLDNPMYLGNRHERVRGDKYYDFIDQFVQTAEKLFPKLYLHWEDFGRSNAANILDKYKGSIPTFNDDIQGTGIVVLGGIFGALDITGEKLTDQVYLCYGGGSAGAGIAARVHAEMVAEGLDPEEAYKRFFMIDKQGLLFDDMDDLTPAQKPFAKKRADFENAGDMTNLLEVVKTVKPTILVGTSTNPGAFTKEVVEAMCENTERPIIFPISNPTKKIEATAEQVIEWSDGKAFVATGIPSDTVSYKGVDYQIGQANNALIYPGLGLGMIASEASLLTDEMIGAAAHSLSGLVDPGQPGAPVLPPFQYVAEVSIKVAEAVAKKAQEQGLAKAKEQDMAKAVRDLKWYPKY
- a CDS encoding LysR family transcriptional regulator encodes the protein MNTRDLEYFHKLAELASFTMVAEFFGVSQPTITYAVKRLEEAYHCDLVIKDRSHRSVTLTAEGEILDNHIKTILMELEVAKKTIERSAHHEIRVGLPPIIRAKLLASLIDMGESVDFMTAFSLTPVSGSSTLLQYLLDGDLDFSLLGSLQPLGHPKLEIAEIYKRPFYIFVSKKHPLATKSKISFKEVLDEPFIMLNEGHIHFDAFNQLNTRYNNEAQVLFKFEDPLVIGQMVRENLGITFLTDFVLFSQMEGLVKIPLVEEEQFEFHVSYAYSKDYRPPKSIRRFMTILDQLKKEEKQQTD
- a CDS encoding GIY-YIG nuclease family protein, yielding MEKSMTKSDKAVAYMYVLECSDGTLYTGYTTDLERRIATHNAGKGAKYTRARRPVKLLYYECFPDKKAAMSAESLFKRKKRQDKLAYIQKQQTD
- a CDS encoding tRNA1(Val) (adenine(37)-N6)-methyltransferase → MTDSILKDGERIDQLFSSDVKIIQNKAVFSYSVDSVLLSRFPKIPSRGLIVDLCSGNGAVGLFASHQTKAQIVEVELQERLADMAQRSITLNKLDAQVSMVNDDLKNLLQHVKRSSVDLIFCNPPYFKTSETSKKNLSPHYLLARHEITTNLEEICAISQQALKTKGRLAMVHRPDRFLEIIDTLRRYKLAPKRIQFVYPKSGKDANMLLIEAIKDGSQDGMKILPPLIIHKDNGDYTDAIFSIYYGEEHD
- a CDS encoding lysophospholipid acyltransferase family protein yields the protein MFYTYLRTLVAFLLWIANGNNHYHNQDKIPDQSENYILVSPHRTWWDPIYMAFATRPKKFIFMAKKELFTNRMLAWWIRMCGAFPINRENPGQEAIKYPVKMLKKSSRSLIMFPSGSRHSTDVKGGVAVIAKMAKVRIVPVVYAGPMTFKGLLSGERVDLNFGNPIDISDIKRLNDEGIEEVARRIQSEFDRADSENATYHNTKKRNPLTYLYRIPLGIVAILIVICTLIFSLIASFVWNPEKHLK
- a CDS encoding helix-hairpin-helix domain-containing protein — encoded protein: MFEMIREKCKDPKVLVAALVGVSGLFLATCLVVVMLMRPKTQTTFSTLASQSTSLVASSSSTATSSSSTAKPASGTIVVDVKGAVQKEGVYTLKEGSRVSDAIAKAGGLTQEADKKSINLAQKVTDEAIIYVAKTDENISVVSQASASTSGNSSATSTSSQSDKINLNTASLEDLKKISGIGDKRAQDILDYRDSQGGFKSVDELTNVSGIGEKTLEKLKNDVTVD
- a CDS encoding DNA internalization-related competence protein ComEC/Rec2, with product MSQWIKKLPLKPIYLAILLLELYYVVFSRQLPAFLLFLVSFLFLLWQYPLKKVAKVFFILLFAALFFGIKVYQSEKSYRTEPERLENVILLPDTIKINGDLLSFTATANGRSYQAFYTLKSEKEKNSFEKLYQTQQLQVSASIEEATPQRNFSGFDYRAYLKTQGINRVLRIEKILKQKSTSAGTPRGILREWRRLAIIQCTHFPAPMRHYMTGLLFGYLDKSFDEMTDLYTDLGIIHLFALSGMHVSFFVGLFRKMCLRLGVSREHVLFVQVPFSFVYGGLAGFSVSVTRSLIQQVLSQCGLKKMDNLAVTVMISFVLMPSFLLTTGGVLSFGFAFVLALLDFSHLPQKRAKWVSLIAIPLGMLPIMLFYFASYQPLSILLTVGLSFLFESLLLPLLTLAFFLSPLIHLSAFNGLFQLLDKFLATLSHLAGKPFVFGTPSIFVLVALLLLLGFLYDYHRRKWLCGSLVLAVLGFLFITKHPVANEVTMIDIGQGDSIFIRDSSGKTLLIDVGGKVSFSQKEAWQEGSTDSNADRTLIPYLKSRGVSKIDQLLLTHTDTDHMGDMEVVAKHFAIGEVLVSQGSLTNNSFVNRLKAMNVHVRSVLAGEELPIMNSSLQVLYPLSQGDGKNNDSLVLYGNLLGTRFLFTGDLEKEGEEVLLEHYPQLAVDVLKVGHHGSKGSSSMSFLETIKPKLTLISAGQNNRYHHPHQETLERLEKVNSQFLRTDQHGAIRFIGWQTWHLETVR
- a CDS encoding Gfo/Idh/MocA family protein, translating into MTKTYNWATLGTGVIANELAQALESRGQKLYSVANRTYDKGLAFAEKYGIDKVYKKIDEVFEDENVDIIYISTPHNTHINYQRKALAAGKHVLCEKSITLNSEELAEAVALAEKHGVVLAEAMTIYHMPLYRKLHELVSSGKLGELKMIQMNFGSYKDYDMTNRFFSRDLAGGALLDIGVYALSFVRWFMSETPSQVSSQVRLAPTGVDEQVGILLSNDKGEMATIALTLHAKQPKRGMIAFDKGYIEIYDYPRGERAVITYTETGEQEVIEEGEMAFALAYEVADMEKAVTGDTSRVHLDYTRDVMQLMTQLRRDWGMTYPEEE
- a CDS encoding GNAT family N-acetyltransferase — translated: MSTISIRELDPKDRNKAISFAISGMHFDQYIKNPLLLRLYGRYFWYLENSRATHLKAAYQGDELLGVILAEVKGQPPLRQCWYEKAFSRTIDWLQKTFFKSSAGTYDTVNKDMLDVYKEHYQPDGEIIFLAANPTLKVKGVGTALLNALEKDLSGKEIYLYTDSLCTYQFYEKRGFERYQERTIELTLNKKKVPLSCFLYRKKIA
- a CDS encoding DUF805 domain-containing protein, which codes for MLVNYKSFWTHYLDFKGRTCRSHFWLIVLINSLISLSFFFLIATLAFGLPQLLYLLANSGNLILTEQSFQSTWARLLPLILLGVAFLSIWFLFILVPSVALQVRRLRDAGFHSAFILLLLGDFATFILPLGWIIMLGCRIALLVFYCLPSKKESH